A window of Ipomoea triloba cultivar NCNSP0323 chromosome 2, ASM357664v1 contains these coding sequences:
- the LOC116010142 gene encoding NAC domain-containing protein 90-like, translated as MENLPLGFRFYPTEEELVSFYLRRKLQGATSADINLVIPVVNIYHHSPCHLPQVAGELSRGDSEQWFYFIPGEENRARGGKPNRLTRDGYWKATGSPSFVYSSNNEIIGEKRTMVFHTGRAPGGTRTQWKMNEYKAAAQVVGGQGGASASCDAIADLKLCHEFSLCRLYKKSKCDRSFDRRPPEMAAATGGAPPPAPQHNHLPAALMERSSSSTADDYATPPSAMEYQYYWDTCAPLWDWEDLNINLL; from the exons ATGGAGAATCTGCCGCTGGGGTTTAGGTTCTACCCAACAGAAGAAGAACTGGTTTCATTTTATCTGCGAAGAAAACTCCAAGGAGCAACATCTGCCGACATTAATCTTGTCATTCCTGTTGTTAACATTTATCATCACAGTCCATGCCACCTCCCAC AGGTGGCCGGAGAGCTGAGCCGTGGAGACAGCGAGCAGTGGTTTTATTTCATTCCCGGGGAAGAGAACAGAGCCAGAGGAGGAAAACCCAACAGGCTAACGAGAGATGGGTACTGGAAAGCAACTGGATCTCCTAGCTTTGTGTATTCCTCCAACAATGAAATCATAGGAGAGAAAAGGACAATGGTTTTCCACACCGGACGAGCTCCCGGAGGAACAAGAACACAATGGAAGATGAACGAGTACAAAGCCGCCGCCCAGGTTGTCGGAGGACAAGGCGGAGCCTCAGCATCATGCGACGCCATTGCAGATTTAAAG CTATGCCATGAGTTCAGCTTGTGCCGATTGTATAAAAAGTCAAAGTGTGATCGGTCATTTGACAGGAGGCCACCGGAAATGGCAGCTGCAACAGGCGGAGCTCCCCCACCGGCGCCGCAACATAACCATCTGCCGGCGGCATTAATGGAGAGGAGTAGCTCATCTACAGCAGACGACTACGCTACCCCTCCTAGTGCCATGGAATATCAGTATTACTGGGATACTTGTGCGCCTCTGTGGGATTGGGAAGACCTCAACATTAATCTATTATAA
- the LOC116011185 gene encoding receptor like protein 29 has protein sequence MCGLFSHSPLPLLLLLFSFSFPSPCVSTNEHYVREQLQKQNLPPPKSNMDPQELQLLFKIMDNMSSDYNWRISHPNPCSSSSWVGIECRTFGPDNRPRVTRLDFGTFPNPTCKPTATFPSDIFHLPHLESVFFIHCFTHTRTRIILSDPNPNNFSSPLLQVSLRSNPALIGSIPPHLSSLKSLQILTLSQNSLNGPIPPEIFTLTSLLHLDLSYNMLSAPVPSQLGNLKNLVGLDLSYNKLWGSIPETIGQLGMLQKLDLSSNALTGNIPDSIEKLHSLVFLALSNNRLTGKFPKGLSQLQSLQYFIMDDNPMFTSLPVEFGQLQKLQELRLANSGYSGTIPTTYSLLNNLSTLSLQNNRLTGQIPVELANLSHIYHLNLSRNLLGGVVPFNSSFLRRLGKNLDLSENPGLCLSPSEANGVYFSKVDICGRNKTDYTLNKSEASSHQLSISFSSIAAFCIVGMLHYFFSV, from the coding sequence ATGTGCGGTTTATTCTCACATTCTCCCCTTCCCTTGCTGCTCTTACTcttctcattttcttttcctAGTCCTTGTGTCTCCACCAATGAACATTATGTAAGAGAACAGCTGCAGAAACAGAACCTCCCACCTCCAAAATCCAACATGGATCCCCAGGAGCTGCAACTTCTGTTCAAGATTATGGACAACATGTCCTCTGATTACAACTGGAGAATCTCCCACCCTAATCcctgctcttcttcttcttgggtTGGAATTGAGTGCAGAACTTTCGGTCCCGATAACCGGCCTCGTGTCACCAGGCTAGATTTTGGGACATTCCCCAACCCAACATGCAAGCCCACAGCCACTTTCCCTTCAGATATCTTCCACCTTCCTCACCTTGAATCTGTGTTCTTCATTCACTGCTTCACTCACACCAGAACAAGAATCATTCTCTCTGACCCCAACCCCAACAATTTTAGCTCTCCATTGCTGCAGGTGAGTCTGAGATCAAACCCTGCACTCATTGGCTCAATCCCACCCCACCTCTCCTCCCTAAAATCACTTCAGATTCTCACTTTGTCTCAAAACAGCCTGAATGGCCCAATCCCACCAGAAATCTTCACCTTGACCTCTCTTCTACACCTTGATTTGAGCTATAACATGCTGTCTGCCCCAGTTCCTTCCCAGCTGGGAAATCTGAAAAACCTTGTAGGCCTTGATTTGAGCTATAACAAGCTCTGGGGTTCAATTCCTGAGACAATTGGACAGCTTGGTATGCTCCAGAAGCTTGACTTGAGCTCAAATGCACTCACTGGTAATATCCCAGACAGCATTGAAAAGCTCCACTCTTTAGTCTTCCTGGCTTTGAGCAACAACAGACTAACTGGGAAGTTTCCAAAAGGGCTATCCCAGCTGCAAAGCTTGCAGTACTTCATCATGGATGATAATCCCATGTTCACATCACTGCCAGTTGAGTTTGGTCAGCTGCAGAAACTTCAAGAACTCAGACTAGCCAACTCTGGGTACTCCGGCACAATACCAACAACCTATTCCCTGCTAAACAACTTAAGCACACTGTCACTGCAGAATAACCGGTTAACCGGCCAGATTCCGGTTGAACTAGCCAATCTCTCACACATATACCACTTGAACTTGAGCAGAAACTTGTTGGGTGGTGTTGTTCCTTTCAACTCAAGTTTTCTCAGGAGGCTGGGCAAGAATTTGGACCTTAGTGAAAATCCAGGGCTGTGCTTGAGCCCATCTGAAGCAAATGGAGTCTACTTCTCCAAAGTTGATATCTGTGGAAGGAACAAAACTGATTACACACTCAACAAATCTGAAGCTTCATCTCATCAGTTAAGCATATCATTCTCTTCCATTGCTGCTTTCTGTATTGTGGGAATGCTTCATTACTTCTTCTCTGTTTAG
- the LOC116011431 gene encoding citrate synthase, glyoxysomal-like yields MESGDSSAVARARLAVLSYHFAPPASLNSTHEVLLDASPVSSTDLVQPPPNLKGALTIIDDRTGKRYRVHVSEEGTIKATDLKKISTGEHDKGLKLYDPGYLNTAPVRSSICYIDGDAGILRYRGYPIEELAEGSSFLEVAYLLMYGNLPSANQLADWEFTVSQHSAVPQGILDIIQSMPHDAHPMGILVSAMSALSVFHPDANPALRGQDIYNSKQVRDKQVVRILGKAPTIAAAAYLRMAGRPPVLPSNNLSYAENFLYMLDSLGDRSYKPNPKLARALEILFMLHAEHEMNCSTAAARHLASSGVDVYTAIAGAVGALYGPLHGGANEAVLKMLSEIGSIERIPEFLDGVKNRKRKMSGFGHRVYKNYDPRARVIKKLAEEVFSIVGRDPLIEIAVALEKAALSDEYFVKRKLYPNVDFYSGLIYRAMGFPTEFFPVLFAIPRMAGYLSHWRESLDDPDTKIMRPAQVYTGVWLRHYTPPSERKPSSQTDELSQVSVSNATRRRLAGSGA; encoded by the exons atggagagCGGTGATAGCTCAGCCGTGGCTCGCGCCCGCTTGGCGGTGCTCTCTTATCACTTTGCGCCACCCGCTTCTCTCAATTCCACCCATGAAGTCCTCCTCGATGCCTCTCCCGTTTCATCCACCGACCTCGTGCAGCCGCCCCCGAATCTCAAAGGCGCTCTCACGATCATCGATGACCGGACCGGTAAGAGGTACCGGGTCCATGTTTCTGAAGAAGGCACCATCAAAGCCACCGACTTGAAGAAG ATAAGTACGGGAGAGCATGACAAGGGTCTAAAGCTTTATGATCCTGGCTACCTTAACACAGCTCCTGTACGGTCATCAATATGTTACATAGATGGTGATGCTGGGATTCTTAGATATCGGGGATACCCTATTGAGGAACTGGCTGAGGGAAGTTCCTTCTTGGAAGTAGCTTATCTGTTGA TGTATGGCAATTTACCATCCGCGAATCAACTAGCAGACTGGGAATTTACTGTTTCACAGCATTCAGCTGTTCCTCAAGGAATCTTG GATATCATTCAGTCGATGCCTCACGATGCTCATCCTATGGGTATTCTTGTTAGTGCAATGAGTGCACTTTCCGTCTTTCACCCAGATGCCAATCCAGCTCTTAGA GGCCAAGATATATACAACTCCAAGCAAGTGAGAGATAAACAAGTTGTGCGCATCCTTGGGAAG GCACCGACTATCGCTGCAGCTGCTTATTTGAGGATGGCGGGAAGGCCACCTGTTCTTCCATCCAACAATCTTTCCTATGCTGAAAATTTCTTGTACATGCTAGATTCGCT AGGTGATAGGTCTTACAAACCTAATCCAAAACTTGCTCGTGCACTGGAAATTCTCTTTATGTTACATGCGGAGCATGAAATGAATTGCTCTACAGCAGCTGCACGCCACCTTGCATCAAG CGGGGTTGATGTGTACACAGCTATTGCCGGAGCAGTAGGAGCACTGTATGGCCCTCTTCATGGCGGAGCAAATGAG GCTGTACTTAAGATGCTGAGCGAGATTGGAAGTATTGAAAGAATTCCCGAGTTTCTTGATGGTGTGAAGAACAG GAAGCGTAAAATGTCTGGGTTTGGGCATCGTGTCTACAAAAATTATGATCCTAGGGCTAGGGTCATAAAGAAGCTAGCAGAAGAGGTATTTTCCATTGTTGGGCGGGATCCTTTAATTGAG attGCTGTTGCATTGGAGAAAGCTGCCCTTTCAGATGAGTATTTTGTTAAGAGAAAGTTGTACCCAAATGTCGACTTCTATTCTGGGTTAATCTACAG AGCAATGGGCTTCCCAACGGAGTTCTTCCCTGTCCTGTTTGCCATCCCCCGAATGGCTGGCTATTTGTCTCATTGGCGAGAGTCCTTAGACGATCcagatacaaaaataatgagACCAGCTCAG GTGTATACTGGTGTATGGTTGCGGCATTATACTCCACCTAGCGAGAGAAAGCCGTCATCTCAAACAGATGAACTCAGTCAGGTATCCGTTTCCAATGCCACCAGACGGCGGTTGGCTGGTTCCGGTGCTTAA
- the LOC116011447 gene encoding serine/threonine-protein phosphatase 5-like: MPAMEPENSNSNPAEQFKLQANEAFKAHKYSQAIDLYTRAIELNCDNAVYWANRAFAHTKLEEYGSAIQDATKAIEIDPKYSKGYYRRGAAYLAMGKFKDALKDFQQVKKISPNDPDATKKLKECEKAVMKLKFEEAISVPESGKHSVADSIDYHSIEVEPQYTGARIEGDVVTLDFVKKMMEDFKSQKNLHRRYAYQIVLQTRAMLRALPSLVDINVPEGKHFTVCGDVHGQFYDLLNIFELNGLPSEDNPYLFNGDFVDRGSFSVEVILTLFAFKCMCPSAMYLARGNHESKSMNKIYGFEGEVRSKLSDTFVELFAEVFCFLPLAHVINGKIFVVHGGLFSVDGVKLSDIKAIDRFCEPPEEGLMCELLWSDPQPQPGRGPSKRGVGLSFGGDVTKRFLQENNLDLVVRSHEVKDEGYEIEHDGKLITVFSAPNYCDQMGNKGAFIRFESPDLKPNIVTFTAVPHPDVKPMAYANNFLRMFS; the protein is encoded by the exons ATGCCCGCAATGGAGCCGGAAAATTCCAACTCCAATCCAGCTGAACAGTTTAAACTCCAAGCCAATGAAGCTTTCAAAG CGCATAAGTATTCGCAAGCTATTGATCTGTATACGCGAGCGATAGAGTTGAACTGCGATAATGCGGTTTACTGGGCTAACCGTGCCTTCGCGCATACCAAATTGGAGGAGTATGGGAGCGCTATACAGGATGCTACTAAGGCTATTGAGATTGACCCTAAATATTCCAAG GGTTATTATAGACGAGGGGCTGCATATTTGGCAATGGGGAAGTTTAAAGATGCACTCAAAGATTTTCAACag GTCAAGAAAATAAGTCCAAATGACCCTGATGCTACAAAGAAATTGAAGGAATGTGAGAAGGCAGTGATGAAACTCAAGTTTGAAGAAGCTATTTCTGTCCCTGAATCTGGAAAGCACTCAGTTGCTGACTCCATTGACTATCATTCCATAG AAGTGGAGCCACAGTACACTGGTGCCAGGATCGAGGGAGATGTTGTGACTTTAGATTTTGTGAAGAAAATGATGGAGGATTTCAAAAGCCAAAAGAACTTACATAGAAG ATATGCATACCAAATTGTGTTGCAGACAAGAGCAATGCTGCGAGCATTGCCCTCACTTGTTGACATCAATGTTCCTGAGGGGAAGCATTTCACTGTATGTGGTGATGTGCATGGTCag TTCTATGaccttttaaatatttttgagctCAATGGTCTTCCATCTGAAGATAATCCATATCTCTTCAATGGTGACTTTGTTGATAGAGGATCTTTCTCTGTTGAAGTCATATTGACTTTATTTGCTTTCAAATGCATGTGCCCATCAG CTATGTATCTCGCTCGAGGAAATCATGAAAGCAAGAGCATGAACAAAATATATGGTTTTGAGGGCGAGGTCAGGTCCAAACTAAGTGACACTTTTGTGGAGCTTTTTGCTGAAGTATTCTGCTTTTTACCCTTAGCTCATGTGATAAACGGGAAGATATTTGTTGTCCATGGAGGCCTTTTCAGCGTTGATGGTGTTAAGCTCTCTGATATTAAAGCTATTGACCGGTTTTGTGAGCCACCAGAAGAGG GATTGATGTGTGAGCTGCTGTGGAGTGACCCACAACCTCAACCTGGAAGAGGTCCTAGCAAACGAGGTGTTGGTCTTTCATTTGGTGGGGATGTGACAAAAAGATTTTTGCAGGAAAATAATCTTG ACTTAGTTGTGCGATCTCATGAAGTAAAAGATGAGGGCTACGAAATTGAGCATGATGGTAAACTCATCACTGTTTTCTCTGCTCCAAACTATTGTGATCAG ATGGGTAACAAAGGAGCATTTATCCGTTTTGAATCCCCTGATCTCAAGCCGAATATTGTTACATTTACAGCAGTG CCGCACCCTGATGTGAAGCCAATGGCTTATGCCAACAACTTCCTCCGAATGTTCTCATAG